The sequence GCTCGATATTCCGGTAGAAGCCTATACGCTCAACACCTGGGAAGCCTGGCGACAGGGTCTGCCCGGTCAGGGAGGCGTAGTCTTTGGCCCTAGCGATGCGGCCACTGCGGCCCCGGACCGGCTCAGCCCCCAAGGCATCGATCGCTATTGCCAGGTGTGGATGGCGGGCATTGCCGCCGAGCAGTTGATCTACGGCGATGCCCTCGGCGGTGATGACGACAGCCGCGCCCTAGGCCTGTTTTGGGGTGCCCTGGGGCGATCGCCCGCCGAAGGGGTGATCAAACAGCGCTGGGCCACCCTTCAGGCCAAAACCCTAATTGAAAAGCACCGCGAGGCCTTTGATGCCCTGGTGGTCGCCATGGGCGATCGCGCCCCCGTCGCCACCTGTTGCGACATCATTGCCCAGCACCA is a genomic window of Nodosilinea sp. E11 containing:
- a CDS encoding ATP-dependent Zn protease, with translation MRDTTLNTIAVVIFGVTMASLLGPIIQLSPAIVAVFVAVGLGLFSLDQLGLGGRIGNILMDSVAWASPEHRQRVLHHEAGHFLTAVLLDIPVEAYTLNTWEAWRQGLPGQGGVVFGPSDAATAAPDRLSPQGIDRYCQVWMAGIAAEQLIYGDALGGDDDSRALGLFWGALGRSPAEGVIKQRWATLQAKTLIEKHREAFDALVVAMGDRAPVATCCDIIAQHQPESLEVAG